A window of Thalassophryne amazonica chromosome 12, fThaAma1.1, whole genome shotgun sequence genomic DNA:
taaaattaaattctggtaacagtggatttctggtagcggcggatctctctcagcgccacggtgccgtgaggcttcttcacaccgacgttgaagcttctgcaattgttcgccaaatgcacgtatcgtatcacagcggccaccgcgttgtaatccagaatggccgcgggacacaaaatgacgtgaccgatacgtcacatgaaaaccctctattaaGGGACTCTAGACAGCCAGGACCTAAAGACCAGACAGACCGGGCTGAGCAGGGCCCAGGTGGACACTGGAGTTCTTGGCTCCAGACAAACTCCGTACGGCACTGACACGGTTCAGACAAACTCCGTACGGCACTGACACGGTTCCTCTCAGAGACGCGGTGGAAATTCAAGGACTTCTGAGCACaaataaagcagaaaaaaacacaaagtcaaataaatttctaatgttttatttctttttagcAGTCAAATTACATATTTGAAAAGTTTCTGCACCTTTAAATACGACAGCATCcatgttagcattagcatttttaATAGCACCATTAGCATGTGCACACATTAGCATACATGCAAAGGCTAATGGATTAGCATTAGCACATTTATGAAGTAGCGCATTCTGATGCCATTTAAACTTGTGCTTTCTCTGGTTTTGAGCCTCTTTTCGCAGCGTTTACTGATGTCGCGGTCTTTTTTATTTGCCCGTCCCTCCTGGACGCCTCCCTGCTGCATGCTGGGACATCAGCGGTGATTTTGGCACCAGCCAGGTCACGGCCGTCTGCTCCGGGAGCGGCTCCTCTGGTCTGGCTACTTTCACCGTGTTTTTGCCGTACAGCCGCCTCTCGTACCGCAGCAGCTGGTCCCAGAAGCCGGTGTTCAGTCGGATGGAAGGTCGAACCTCCTGCACCCAGCGGTGCGCCTGGCGGAGCGTGACACCCCAATAACGCATCAGGTACGCCATCACCAGGGCCGGCGAGCGGCTCATCCCGGCGGCACAGTGCACCAGTGTACTGCCTGACCGGTTACCATGGATACGCTCAGCCACGCGATCAAAGTGGTCACCCAGGCGAGCGCTTGGCAGGTCGCAGACGGGCACGCGGATGCATTCTACGCCCAGATACAGCGGGCAGGTGTGGCAGAGTGTGGCGTTGACAATCAGGGTGATTCCCTTCTGGGCCACCAGAGCCGGGTTGAGGGTGGCGTCGGCTCCGCCCAGGAACAGGGTCGGTGTGATCTGAGAGACCGCCATGAAGCTGCAAGAGAAAATATGACGGTTTTATTAGCGCATAACAACCAAACATCCATCTGAGTTAGCCTAGCTTAGCATAAAACAAACCATCCCGCCTCCGCCGCCAAAATAAGAGTTGAGCTGCTGGTGAGACTGAGGATGAACACGTGGAAGTGTTGTTGTAACAAACCAGTCTGGGACCAGGTGCCGCCACATCCACCACGACACCCGGTCCATCCCCACGTCTCCACCGGCTGAaccgtgggcgtgtccttgacgtCTCCAgcagctggggtcctcagcactgaggctcctgtg
This region includes:
- the si:ch1073-184j22.2 gene encoding dual specificity protein phosphatase 18 — translated: MAVSQITPTLFLGGADATLNPALVAQKGITLIVNATLCHTCPLYLGVECIRVPVCDLPSARLGDHFDRVAERIHGNRSGSTLVHCAAGMSRSPALVMAYLMRYWGVTLRQAHRWVQEVRPSIRLNTGFWDQLLRYERRLYGKNTVKVARPEEPLPEQTAVTWLVPKSPLMSQHAAGRRPGGTGK